Proteins from a single region of Kogia breviceps isolate mKogBre1 chromosome 5, mKogBre1 haplotype 1, whole genome shotgun sequence:
- the TMEM108 gene encoding transmembrane protein 108 isoform X1, whose product MKRSLQALYCQLLSFLLTLALTEALVFAAQEPSPRESLQVFPSGTTPDTMVTAPLSSTRHFSVVAAPASMVALTPHPDGPSSQAAASMATTTPHPSGHPPKNAISTIMATATTPHSEGPLSTGPLPAAMATTSSHSEGRPPGQAVPTILLTKPRDATSRPLTAPSRATPRRPPRPPGSSRKGASSSPRPVLPAPGSHSRRKEGQRGRNQSSTHLGQKRPLGKIFQIYKGNFTGSVEPDASTVTPRNPLWGYSSSPQPQTVAATSAPSRTSWVRPNTPLVSAEDKPGLNRADQGGGPTFTSQGGEPATTAASGTPASPHPAPVPSQHPRGDPQDGPSHSDSWLTVTPGTSRPPSASSGVFTATMGPIQAAFDASVSAPSERLPQGTSSAPQAPARPPEVSESTVSLAKEEAAATPTPTMTGRVPSPLSTVVSTATGNFLNRLVPAGTWKPGTAGNISHVAEGDKPQHRATICLSKMDIAWVILAISVPISSCSVLLTVCCLRKKKKPANPENSLSYWNNAITMDYFSKHAVELPREIQSLETSEDQLSEPRSPANGDYRDTGMVLVNPFCQETLFVGNDQVSEI is encoded by the exons GCTTCCTCCTGACCTTGGCGCTGACTGAAGCACTGGTATTTGCTGCCCAGGAACCATCTCCCAGGGAATCTCTTCAAGTCTTCCCCTCAGGCACCACCCCAGACACCATGGTGACAGCACCCCTCAGTTCTACCAGACACTTCTCTGTGGTGGCTGCCCCCGCTTCCATGGTGGCACTGACCCCTCATCCCGACGGACCCTCCTCACAGGCTGCAGCTTCCATGGCAACGACAACACCCCATCCAAGCGGACACCCTCCTAAAAACGCCATCTCCACCATCATGGCGACGGCAACCACCCCCCATTCAGAAGGCCCCCTGTCCACAGGGCCACTTCCTGCTGCCATGGCAACCACATCCTCCCATTCAGAGGGCCGCCCCCCGGGCCAGGCTGTGCCCACCATCCTGCTGACAAAGCCAAGGGATGCTACCAGCCGTCCCCTCACGGCCCCCTCCCGGGCTACCCCACGCAGGCCCCCCAGGCCCCCTGGCTCCTCCCGAAAGGGAGCCAGCAGTTCACCACGCCCTGTGCTGCCTGCACCCGGCAGTCActccagaaggaaggaaggccagCGAGGACGAAATCAGAGCTCCACACATCTGGGGCAGAAGCGGCCCCTGGGGAAGATCTTTCAGATTTACAAAGGCAACTTCACAGGGTCTGTGGAGCCTGACGCCTCCACCGTCACCCCCAGGAACCCGCTCTGGGGTTACTCCTCGTCTCCACAGCCCCAGACAGTGGCCGCAACCTCGGCGCCCAGCAGGACCTCGTGGGTACGACCCAACACGCCCCTGGTGTCTGCGGAGGACAAGCCCGGCCTTAACAGAGCAGACCAGGGGGGTGGTCCCACCTTCACCAGCCAAGGAGGGGAGCCGGCCACCACAGCAGCCTCAGGCACCCCCGCCAGTCCACATCCTGCCCCAGTGCCTTCTCAGCACCCCCGCGGTGACCCACAGGATGGCCCCAGCCACAGTGACTCCTGGCTTACTGTCACCCCTGGCACCAGCAGACCTCCATCTGCCAGCTCTGGGGTCTTCACGGCCACCATGGGGCCCATTCAGGCTGCCTTCGATGCCAGTGTCTCAGCCCCTTCCGAGAGGCTTCCTCAGGGAACATCCTCAGCCCCGCAGGCCCCGGCCCGCCCCCCCGAGGTTTCAGAAAGCACTGTTTCCCTAGCCAAGGAGGAAGCTGCGGCCACCCCTACGCCCACCATGACTGGCAGGGTGCCCAGTCCTCTCTCCACAGTGGTGTCCACAGCCacaggaaacttcctcaaccgTCTGGTCCCCGCTGGGACCTGGAAGCCTGGAACGGCAGGGAACATCTCCCATGTGGCCGAAGGGGACAAACCCCAGCACAGAGCCACCATCTGCCTGAGCAAGATGGACATCGCCTGGGTGATCCTGGCCATCAGCGTGCCCATCTCCTCCTGCT CCGTCTTGCTGACCGTGTGCTGCCTGCGGAAGAAGAAGAAGCCGGCCAACCCCGAGAACAGCCTGAGCTACTGGAACAACGCCATCACCATGGACTACTTCAGCAAGCACGCCGTGGAGCTTCCCAGGGAGATCCAGTCCCTTGAAACCTCTGAG GACCAGCTCTCGGAGCCCCGCTCCCCAGCCAACGGTGACTACAGAGACACGGGGATGGTCCTCGTTAACCCCTTCTGCCAAGAAACGCTGTTTGTGGGAAATGATCAAGTGTCGGAAATCTAA
- the TMEM108 gene encoding transmembrane protein 108 isoform X2 — MASGFLLTLALTEALVFAAQEPSPRESLQVFPSGTTPDTMVTAPLSSTRHFSVVAAPASMVALTPHPDGPSSQAAASMATTTPHPSGHPPKNAISTIMATATTPHSEGPLSTGPLPAAMATTSSHSEGRPPGQAVPTILLTKPRDATSRPLTAPSRATPRRPPRPPGSSRKGASSSPRPVLPAPGSHSRRKEGQRGRNQSSTHLGQKRPLGKIFQIYKGNFTGSVEPDASTVTPRNPLWGYSSSPQPQTVAATSAPSRTSWVRPNTPLVSAEDKPGLNRADQGGGPTFTSQGGEPATTAASGTPASPHPAPVPSQHPRGDPQDGPSHSDSWLTVTPGTSRPPSASSGVFTATMGPIQAAFDASVSAPSERLPQGTSSAPQAPARPPEVSESTVSLAKEEAAATPTPTMTGRVPSPLSTVVSTATGNFLNRLVPAGTWKPGTAGNISHVAEGDKPQHRATICLSKMDIAWVILAISVPISSCSVLLTVCCLRKKKKPANPENSLSYWNNAITMDYFSKHAVELPREIQSLETSEDQLSEPRSPANGDYRDTGMVLVNPFCQETLFVGNDQVSEI; from the exons ATGGCCTCAG GCTTCCTCCTGACCTTGGCGCTGACTGAAGCACTGGTATTTGCTGCCCAGGAACCATCTCCCAGGGAATCTCTTCAAGTCTTCCCCTCAGGCACCACCCCAGACACCATGGTGACAGCACCCCTCAGTTCTACCAGACACTTCTCTGTGGTGGCTGCCCCCGCTTCCATGGTGGCACTGACCCCTCATCCCGACGGACCCTCCTCACAGGCTGCAGCTTCCATGGCAACGACAACACCCCATCCAAGCGGACACCCTCCTAAAAACGCCATCTCCACCATCATGGCGACGGCAACCACCCCCCATTCAGAAGGCCCCCTGTCCACAGGGCCACTTCCTGCTGCCATGGCAACCACATCCTCCCATTCAGAGGGCCGCCCCCCGGGCCAGGCTGTGCCCACCATCCTGCTGACAAAGCCAAGGGATGCTACCAGCCGTCCCCTCACGGCCCCCTCCCGGGCTACCCCACGCAGGCCCCCCAGGCCCCCTGGCTCCTCCCGAAAGGGAGCCAGCAGTTCACCACGCCCTGTGCTGCCTGCACCCGGCAGTCActccagaaggaaggaaggccagCGAGGACGAAATCAGAGCTCCACACATCTGGGGCAGAAGCGGCCCCTGGGGAAGATCTTTCAGATTTACAAAGGCAACTTCACAGGGTCTGTGGAGCCTGACGCCTCCACCGTCACCCCCAGGAACCCGCTCTGGGGTTACTCCTCGTCTCCACAGCCCCAGACAGTGGCCGCAACCTCGGCGCCCAGCAGGACCTCGTGGGTACGACCCAACACGCCCCTGGTGTCTGCGGAGGACAAGCCCGGCCTTAACAGAGCAGACCAGGGGGGTGGTCCCACCTTCACCAGCCAAGGAGGGGAGCCGGCCACCACAGCAGCCTCAGGCACCCCCGCCAGTCCACATCCTGCCCCAGTGCCTTCTCAGCACCCCCGCGGTGACCCACAGGATGGCCCCAGCCACAGTGACTCCTGGCTTACTGTCACCCCTGGCACCAGCAGACCTCCATCTGCCAGCTCTGGGGTCTTCACGGCCACCATGGGGCCCATTCAGGCTGCCTTCGATGCCAGTGTCTCAGCCCCTTCCGAGAGGCTTCCTCAGGGAACATCCTCAGCCCCGCAGGCCCCGGCCCGCCCCCCCGAGGTTTCAGAAAGCACTGTTTCCCTAGCCAAGGAGGAAGCTGCGGCCACCCCTACGCCCACCATGACTGGCAGGGTGCCCAGTCCTCTCTCCACAGTGGTGTCCACAGCCacaggaaacttcctcaaccgTCTGGTCCCCGCTGGGACCTGGAAGCCTGGAACGGCAGGGAACATCTCCCATGTGGCCGAAGGGGACAAACCCCAGCACAGAGCCACCATCTGCCTGAGCAAGATGGACATCGCCTGGGTGATCCTGGCCATCAGCGTGCCCATCTCCTCCTGCT CCGTCTTGCTGACCGTGTGCTGCCTGCGGAAGAAGAAGAAGCCGGCCAACCCCGAGAACAGCCTGAGCTACTGGAACAACGCCATCACCATGGACTACTTCAGCAAGCACGCCGTGGAGCTTCCCAGGGAGATCCAGTCCCTTGAAACCTCTGAG GACCAGCTCTCGGAGCCCCGCTCCCCAGCCAACGGTGACTACAGAGACACGGGGATGGTCCTCGTTAACCCCTTCTGCCAAGAAACGCTGTTTGTGGGAAATGATCAAGTGTCGGAAATCTAA